TGACAGGAATGCTTAATGTAGTAAGCGGAGACCGAGTGGGCGGAGTAAGACTGAGAAACAAATAtaaaaaggggggaaaaaagtCTACATTTAGTTCTAAGACATGAGCGCCCAGAGTCTGCAGCTGAACTTCATTGAAGGACTTCCATGTGATTTGCTGAATGATTGCAGTCCACTCATGGAACATGGCTATGAACTGGAAATCCTGTCTCACTTTTGTTGTTTCATTTCTGGTCTTCAAGTTATCCCACTTAAGTAAGTCTAACAATTCAGTTATCATCTTCAATTAATATAATCTTACCAATAATATAGACAgtgattataaaaaaaaatgtattactaaATATGCAGATGAGAACATCAAGTTTTATGTGGTCAATTATTTGCAAGGTCAAAGGTTTGTTTGAAAATAACAAAAGCTGTTTCGAGACACATTCAACACAGTAATGAATTGGCCATTTTGGATAAGAATGTTTGGACATATCCCTATATCCAAACTCTGTCCTATTTGTCCATTTTCAAAAGGTACTGGATGCAAGTTTCTTTGACATTTTAGATGGTTAGATTAGCAAAAATGGCACCGTATGTACAGTATGGTTGTACTGTACAAAACTCAACTGACTATTTCTAAAACTCCAGAAGTAAGAAATGGAACTGCACACTTCCTGAACCACCTCCTAAATCTGGAGTGGCAGGTACCCACCCTactggttaagagcgttgggacagtaactgaaagatCGCTGGTtagaatccccaagccgacttggtgaaaaatctgccggtgtgcccttgagcaaggcacttaaccctaattgctcctgtaagtcactctggataagagcgtctgctaaatgacaaaaatgtaaatcttTCACAGAACAGCTTTGACTCAGTGGATAATGCCTTTCATGAGAATGAGGTTCTATAAAACCTATATTTTTCTGTCTTCGTAGCTGAGTTTGAGACCACTGTTCCCAGTGAGACGCAGCTTGCCATCCTGGGGCAACATATAGTCCTAGACTGCAGCTTCCCTGTGGACAAACAATGGGATCAAACGCGTTGCCAGATTGAATGGATGTTAGACAAGGAGGTGGTCCACAGTTTCTACTATGGTCAGGACCACCTGAACGACCAGAGCAGTCGCTATGTCAACAGAACCAGTCTGCACCACTCTGATATACAGAAGGGGGATGCTTCTCTCAGGCTGGAACGCGCCACCCTGGAAGACGAGGGAAACTATACCTGCACTGTGCACACAGAAATGGGCCCAAAGAGGACATCTGTATCCCTTAAATTAGCAGGTAACACCCACATCTTTATTTCTGCTTTTTGGAAGCAATTTGTAATTTGCTGAGAAACAATCAAACACCTTGCATAAGTTATATACATGTATGCATGACTCATTATTTTGCACTCTTTACAAACATGTGATTCAGTGGAAAATGTTGTTGATTTAACAGCCATTTGTCTCCAATGAAGTTAATTGGGGTTATTACACAGTTATGCTCCCCTTCATATTCTTAGCAACTACACTTCTGCAGAAAGCATACAGTTAGTCACGATACTACTTTAACATCCAATTCTATCATTGTTCTGTATAGCGTTCTACCACGAGCCTCGCCTGAAGTTCTCAACGTCTGCCTGTGGTGTGGAGCTACTCTTGACCACCGAGGGGTACCCCCGACCCTCAGTGCAGTGGCTGACTGTCAGTGGCGAGGACGTCACCGACGACACAGTCACACACCTCTCCCAGGACACACGGGGCCTATACACGGTTTCGAGCACAGTATCCCTGCAAGGAGCGGTCAATAAGACCCTGACGTTTGTCTTAAAGAACGAGGAAGTGGGACAGGAGATCAGGAGAAACATCACATTTATCTCAGGTAACTTACAAAGGACAAGGAAATATAATTATTTATACGGCAGGGCATTTGTTGTATAGTGAAAATGAGAAGGTAGGTTGTAGGTAGTTTATATATTAagtgaaagaggaagaaagagaggcagGCCTACGTCGATAATGAGTTGCAAAGCGAATCTGACTGTCTTTTCACATTTTTTTATAACAGGAAATAGTGCTGACGTGTCACCTGGGGTTTACCAAGAGAGATGGTGGTTTGTTATTACTATCCTGGCTGTGATGGTGAAATACTTTTTGTGTAACTAAGGGGGGGGGTTGGTCTTGGTAACCATTTCTTGTTTTGCTTCTTGGACTAATTTGTAATGACGCACAAAGCCACTAAGAAAattgaataaactgtacagaatGCATCTGTAAATAAGTAAGTTTGTTATGCTGCATTTCCAATTATTATGTAggtctatgtactgtatattacagcCATATGTCCTAACATCGGTTAATATTTATATAAATTCATTAGTGTTGCCACAAAAAGTCTCTGGCCTCACCCTACATGACACAGAaatgaagtgcttacttacattGCACAGATGACTTGGTTCTGTTGTCACCAACAAAACAAGGGTTCACTTATAACTAAGCCCTCATACAGAAGTTGTTGGAGCCGGTTATCCATATTGCATTGAAAACCAAAACCATACAGAGCCCCAtgtacaccaaacattaggaacaccttcctaatactggaGTTGCACACTACATGGACGCTGGCCCATGCTGAATCCAATGAATCccccagttgtgtcaagttggctgcatgtcctttaggtggtgacacacacaggaaacggttgatcgtaaataacattttaaaaaagcagcgttgcagttcttgacaaaaaccGGTGCGCCTGCCACCTACTACCATGCCCTGTTCAatggcacttacatttttttcttgcccattcaccctctgaatggcacacatacacaatccatgtctaaaggcttaaaaatccttctttaacctgtctcccatTCATCtgcactaattgaagtggatttaacaagtgacatcaataacagATCATAGCTCTCACCtgggttcacctggtcagtcaatgtcatggaaagagcaggtatccTTAAATGTTTTGTATACGCAGTgtaaaaagttttagaacacctactcattcaagggtttctttatttgtactattttctacattgttgaataatagacatcaaaactattaaataacacagaATCAAAAACTGTTatcaaatattttgatttgtttatttgagatccttcaaatagccacccttcgccttcatgacagctttgcacactcggcattctctcaaccagcttcatctggaatgcctttccaacaatcttgaaggagttcccacataagctgagcacttgttggctgcttttcctgcactctgcggtccaactcatcccaaaccatctcaatttggatgaggtcaggggattgtggaggccaagtcatctgatgcagcaccccatcactctcttcggtcaaatagcccttacacagcctggaggtgtgttgggtcattgtcctgttgaaaacaaatgatagtcccactaagcgcaaaccagatgggatggcgtatcgctgcagaatgctgtggtagcgccttgacttctaaataaatcaatcacagacagtgtcaccagaaaagcacccccacaccgcctcctccatgctttacggtgggatatacacatgcggagatcatccgttctcacaaagacacagcggttggaaccaaaaatctcctatttggactaatcagaccaaaatgatacatttccaccggtctaatgtccactgtttgtgtttcttggcccaagcaagtctcttcttattgctgtcctttagtagtggtttctttgcagcaattcaaac
The DNA window shown above is from Salmo trutta chromosome 8, fSalTru1.1, whole genome shotgun sequence and carries:
- the LOC115198223 gene encoding CD276 antigen: MIAVHSWNMAMNWKSCLTFVVSFLVFKLSHLTEFETTVPSETQLAILGQHIVLDCSFPVDKQWDQTRCQIEWMLDKEVVHSFYYGQDHLNDQSSRYVNRTSLHHSDIQKGDASLRLERATLEDEGNYTCTVHTEMGPKRTSVSLKLAAFYHEPRLKFSTSACGVELLLTTEGYPRPSVQWLTVSGEDVTDDTVTHLSQDTRGLYTVSSTVSLQGAVNKTLTFVLKNEEVGQEIRRNITFISGNSADVSPGVYQERWWFVITILAVMVKYFLCN